In a single window of the Streptomyces sp. NBC_00353 genome:
- the qcrC gene encoding cytochrome bc1 complex diheme cytochrome c subunit gives MKKLSARRRHPLAAVVVLLLALAATGGLYAAFAPASKAQADDTAQSLAIDEGKKLYSVGCASCHGAGGQGSSDGPSLVGVGSAAVDFQVGTGRMPAQQPGAQVPKKKVIYTQAEIDQLAAYVASLGAGPIVPTEDQVSPEGADIAKGGDLFRTNCAQCHNFTGEGGALTKGKYAPSLEGVDPKHIYEAMQTGPQSMPSFPDSTMPEQQKRDIIAYVKTVNSAESETPGGLKLGGLGPVSEGLFAWIFGLGALVAVAVWVAAHTAKAKKS, from the coding sequence GTGAAAAAGCTCTCCGCACGACGACGCCATCCGTTGGCGGCGGTCGTCGTACTACTCCTCGCGCTGGCGGCTACTGGGGGGCTGTACGCCGCGTTTGCGCCCGCGAGTAAGGCGCAGGCCGACGACACCGCCCAGTCCCTCGCCATCGATGAGGGCAAGAAGCTGTACTCCGTCGGTTGCGCCAGCTGCCACGGAGCCGGCGGTCAGGGCTCGTCCGACGGGCCGAGCCTGGTCGGCGTGGGCTCCGCCGCCGTCGACTTCCAGGTCGGCACGGGCCGTATGCCGGCCCAGCAGCCGGGTGCCCAGGTACCGAAGAAGAAGGTCATCTACACCCAGGCCGAGATCGACCAGCTCGCGGCGTACGTCGCGTCGCTCGGCGCCGGCCCGATCGTGCCGACCGAGGACCAGGTCAGCCCTGAGGGTGCGGACATCGCCAAGGGTGGCGACCTGTTCCGTACCAACTGCGCGCAGTGCCACAACTTCACCGGCGAGGGCGGTGCCCTGACGAAGGGCAAGTACGCGCCCAGCCTTGAGGGCGTGGACCCGAAGCACATCTACGAGGCCATGCAGACCGGCCCGCAGAGCATGCCGTCCTTCCCCGACTCGACGATGCCCGAGCAGCAGAAGCGGGACATCATCGCGTACGTCAAGACCGTGAACAGCGCCGAGTCCGAGACCCCTGGTGGCCTCAAGCTGGGCGGGCTCGGTCCGGTCAGCGAGGGTCTGTTCGCCTGGATCTTCGGTCTGGGCGCACTCGTCGCAGTTGCCGTTTGGGTCGCGGCCCACACCGCTAAGGCCAAGAAGTCATGA
- the qcrA gene encoding cytochrome bc1 complex Rieske iron-sulfur subunit encodes MSSQEKIPEENLPAEQEAAHGAVEGADDPFADPGLPAHRPRIQDIDERAAKRSERTVAFLFVLSMLATVGFIASYVIFPVDKIVFIWPFGHVSALNFSLGLTLGVALFAIGAGAVHWARTLMSDVEVADDRHAIEAEPEVKAKVLADFAAGAEESAFGRRKLIRNTLFGALALVPLSGVMLLRDLGPLPEKKLRQTLWSKGKQLINMNTMEPLRPEDVAVGSLTFAMPEGLTEDAHDFQTQIAKAALMIIRIQPENIKDKREREWAHEGIVAFSKICTHVGCPISLYEQQTHHVLCPCHQSTFDLSDGARVIFGPAGHSLPQLRIGVNSEGNLEALGDFEEPVGPAFWERG; translated from the coding sequence ATGAGTAGCCAAGAGAAGATTCCAGAAGAGAACCTGCCCGCTGAGCAGGAAGCCGCGCACGGCGCGGTAGAGGGCGCGGACGACCCGTTCGCCGACCCGGGGCTGCCGGCCCACCGGCCGCGCATCCAGGACATCGACGAACGGGCCGCGAAGCGCTCCGAGCGCACGGTCGCGTTCCTGTTCGTGCTGTCCATGCTGGCGACCGTCGGCTTCATCGCCTCGTACGTCATCTTCCCGGTGGACAAGATCGTGTTCATCTGGCCGTTCGGCCATGTGAGCGCGCTCAACTTCTCCCTCGGGCTGACCCTGGGCGTGGCTCTCTTCGCGATCGGCGCGGGCGCCGTCCACTGGGCGCGCACCCTGATGTCCGACGTAGAGGTCGCCGACGACCGGCACGCCATCGAGGCGGAGCCCGAGGTCAAGGCGAAGGTTCTCGCCGACTTCGCGGCCGGTGCCGAGGAGTCCGCGTTCGGCCGGCGCAAGCTGATCCGCAACACCCTGTTCGGTGCGCTGGCCCTGGTGCCGCTCTCCGGCGTGATGCTGCTGCGCGACCTCGGCCCGCTGCCGGAGAAGAAGCTCCGTCAGACCCTGTGGTCCAAGGGCAAGCAGCTCATCAACATGAACACGATGGAGCCGCTGCGTCCCGAAGACGTCGCCGTCGGTTCGCTGACCTTCGCCATGCCCGAGGGCCTGACGGAGGACGCTCACGACTTCCAGACGCAGATCGCCAAGGCTGCGCTGATGATCATCCGTATCCAGCCGGAGAACATCAAGGACAAGCGCGAGCGCGAGTGGGCCCACGAGGGCATCGTGGCCTTCTCGAAGATCTGCACCCACGTCGGCTGCCCGATCAGCCTGTACGAGCAGCAGACGCACCACGTGCTCTGCCCGTGCCACCAGTCCACCTTCGACCTCTCCGACGGCGCCCGCGTCATCTTCGGTCCGGCCGGTCACTCCCTTCCGCAGCTGCGGATCGGTGTGAACAGCGAGGGCAACCTCGAGGCGCTCGGTGACTTCGAAGAGCCCGTCGGTCCTGCATTCTGGGAGCGCGGATGA